In one Mucilaginibacter ginsenosidivorax genomic region, the following are encoded:
- the murG gene encoding undecaprenyldiphospho-muramoylpentapeptide beta-N-acetylglucosaminyltransferase produces the protein MKKDSIQAKDANQKHPLQGAGGASPRIIISGGGTGGHIFPAIAIANALKAIDPKTEILFVGALGRMEMEKVPAAGYKIIGLDIRGIQRDSVWKNVMFPVKLVGSVRKALQIIKDFKPDAAVGVGGYASGPLLYAASMKKIPYLIQEQNSYAGITNKWLGKGARKICVAFDNMEQFFPADKIIKTGNPIRKDSVNIAGKHMQALELYKLSTFKKTILITGGSLGARTLNNSIMAGLDKLIAADVQIIWQTGKFYYKTIIEKLGEDYHPDVKIREFLTRMDLAYAAADVIISRAGAGTIAELCVVKKPVILVPSPNVAEDHQTKNALALVQEDAAVFVADRDAEAKLVDRAIELLNDKSLQKKLSTNISKMAMPNADEVIAKELLQIIK, from the coding sequence ATGAAAAAGGATAGCATACAAGCAAAAGACGCCAATCAAAAGCACCCCCTTCAGGGGGCGGGGGGGGCTTCGCCGCGCATCATCATAAGCGGTGGCGGAACAGGAGGACATATCTTCCCGGCTATTGCTATTGCCAATGCTTTGAAGGCTATCGACCCTAAAACCGAGATCCTGTTTGTGGGAGCCCTTGGGCGTATGGAAATGGAAAAGGTGCCCGCTGCCGGGTATAAAATCATCGGCCTGGATATCCGCGGCATTCAGCGCGATTCTGTCTGGAAAAATGTGATGTTTCCGGTTAAACTGGTAGGCAGCGTACGCAAGGCATTGCAAATTATAAAAGATTTTAAACCCGATGCTGCCGTTGGGGTTGGTGGCTATGCCTCGGGGCCGTTGTTATATGCGGCATCCATGAAAAAAATACCATACCTCATACAGGAACAAAACTCCTATGCAGGTATTACCAATAAGTGGCTGGGCAAAGGAGCACGAAAAATTTGTGTGGCTTTTGATAATATGGAGCAGTTTTTTCCTGCCGATAAAATTATCAAAACCGGCAACCCTATTCGTAAGGATTCGGTAAATATAGCTGGCAAGCACATGCAGGCTTTGGAGTTGTACAAGTTATCAACTTTTAAAAAAACTATACTGATAACCGGTGGCAGCCTTGGCGCGCGTACATTAAATAACAGCATTATGGCTGGTTTGGATAAGCTGATAGCTGCCGACGTGCAGATCATTTGGCAAACCGGTAAGTTTTATTATAAAACAATCATTGAAAAACTGGGCGAAGATTACCACCCCGATGTTAAGATAAGGGAGTTTTTAACCCGGATGGATTTGGCTTACGCAGCTGCCGATGTTATTATATCAAGAGCAGGTGCGGGTACTATTGCCGAATTATGCGTGGTTAAAAAGCCGGTTATCCTGGTGCCATCGCCCAATGTGGCCGAAGACCACCAAACAAAAAACGCGCTGGCCCTGGTGCAGGAGGACGCTGCCGTTTTTGTGGCCGACAGGGATGCCGAAGCGAAATTGGTTGATAGGGCTATTGAATTATTGAACGACAAATCATTACAGAAGAAGCTAAGCACTAACATAAGTAAAATGGCTATGCCAAATGCCGATGAAGTGATAGCTAAAGAGCTTTTACAAATAATAAAATAA
- the murC gene encoding UDP-N-acetylmuramate--L-alanine ligase has product MELRDIQRVYLVGIGGIGMSGLARYFQHLGCIVCGYDKTVTDLTNDLHNEGIQICFEDNADCIPISFQEPSADTLIIYTPAIPKDSAVLNYFKNKGFELYKRSQVLGLISKSSFTIAVAGTHGKTTTSTMVAHLLKASGNDCSAFLGGISSNYQTNVLYGKNNVMVVEADEYDRSFLTLFPDVAIITSMDADHLDIYGDHQHLTESFKLFASQIKSGGTLVHKKGLPLDTGYTYALEDATADAHAANICIEGGDFYFDFINAAISIPGIKMGIAGTHNIENAVAAIEAVLRLDIPADSIKNALGSFRGVKRRFEYIVKTPGHIYIDDYAHHPEELRACISSVKRLYPDKKLTAIFQPHLYTRTRDFADGFAEVLSMVDELILLDIYPARELPIEGVTSGMLLNKMSLVNKRILSKQEALDAIKNEKPELLLTVGAGDIDTLVHPLKEIMQHG; this is encoded by the coding sequence ATGGAATTACGCGACATACAAAGGGTTTACCTGGTGGGCATTGGCGGCATCGGGATGAGCGGCCTGGCCCGCTATTTCCAGCATTTGGGTTGTATTGTTTGCGGTTACGATAAAACAGTTACCGACTTAACCAACGATTTACACAACGAGGGTATTCAGATTTGTTTTGAGGATAATGCCGATTGTATCCCAATCAGCTTCCAGGAGCCATCTGCAGATACACTCATTATTTATACACCGGCCATCCCTAAGGATTCGGCGGTGCTTAACTATTTTAAAAATAAAGGGTTCGAGCTGTATAAACGTTCGCAGGTTTTGGGTTTAATCAGCAAAAGCTCTTTCACTATAGCCGTTGCCGGTACGCATGGCAAAACCACCACTTCAACCATGGTGGCGCATTTGTTAAAGGCATCGGGTAATGATTGTTCGGCTTTTTTGGGCGGTATATCGTCAAACTACCAAACCAATGTGCTTTATGGCAAAAACAATGTAATGGTTGTTGAGGCTGATGAGTACGACCGTTCGTTTTTAACATTGTTCCCGGACGTGGCCATCATCACATCCATGGATGCCGATCATTTGGATATTTATGGCGATCATCAACATTTAACAGAATCGTTTAAACTATTTGCATCGCAGATAAAAAGCGGCGGTACACTGGTACACAAAAAAGGCCTGCCTTTAGATACCGGTTATACTTATGCCCTGGAAGATGCAACGGCCGATGCGCATGCGGCAAACATCTGTATTGAGGGTGGCGACTTTTACTTTGATTTTATCAACGCCGCTATCAGCATCCCCGGCATAAAAATGGGCATTGCCGGTACGCACAATATCGAAAACGCCGTAGCTGCTATCGAAGCTGTTTTAAGACTGGATATTCCGGCCGATTCAATTAAAAATGCCCTTGGATCATTCCGCGGTGTTAAACGCAGGTTTGAGTACATCGTAAAAACACCGGGACATATTTATATTGACGATTATGCACATCATCCCGAAGAATTGAGGGCCTGTATATCATCGGTAAAAAGGCTATATCCTGACAAAAAGCTTACGGCTATTTTTCAGCCTCACCTGTACACCCGTACCCGTGATTTTGCCGATGGTTTTGCCGAGGTGCTGAGCATGGTTGATGAGCTGATACTGCTGGATATTTACCCGGCCCGCGAGTTGCCTATTGAAGGGGTTACTTCAGGTATGCTGCTTAACAAAATGTCGCTGGTCAATAAACGCATACTAAGCAAGCAGGAAGCGTTAGATGCTATTAAAAATGAAAAACCCGAATTGCTGCTAACAGTAGGCGCGGGTGATATTGATACACTGGTACATCCCTTAAAAGAGATAATGCAGCATGGATAA
- a CDS encoding cell division protein FtsQ/DivIB, giving the protein MDKKLIWKRLLIGFAWVICLGGLVVLMGFIESKKASVVCTAVKVNIPGNQYFIDKQEVDQILQANSHTLVGQKLENINIQDLENKLRANPFIEFAKVYTEMDGVLMVEVSQRQPILRVMNHYDMDFYIDQHGLKIPLSSNFTARVLVANGYIDELFTNHVDSLHTQLAKDLYKTADFIRRDSLWDAQIAQIYVNTDREIELIPRVGSQRILVGNADSLNVKLRNLQAFYKQVLPHVGWDKYRTINIKYTNQVIGVKNELTKADSAKMKALKLDSLKMKKDTSQIKM; this is encoded by the coding sequence ATGGATAAAAAACTCATTTGGAAGCGCCTTTTAATAGGATTTGCCTGGGTAATTTGCCTGGGTGGTCTTGTGGTGCTCATGGGTTTTATCGAATCGAAAAAAGCATCGGTGGTTTGCACCGCGGTAAAAGTAAACATTCCGGGCAACCAGTATTTTATAGATAAACAGGAGGTTGACCAGATATTGCAAGCCAACAGCCATACGCTGGTAGGGCAAAAGCTGGAAAATATTAATATCCAGGACCTGGAAAACAAACTACGGGCAAATCCATTTATTGAGTTTGCAAAGGTATACACCGAAATGGACGGGGTGCTGATGGTTGAGGTGAGCCAGCGCCAGCCCATATTAAGAGTAATGAACCATTACGATATGGATTTTTATATCGATCAGCACGGATTAAAAATTCCGCTGTCATCAAACTTTACCGCAAGGGTATTGGTTGCCAATGGTTATATCGATGAGTTGTTTACCAACCATGTTGATTCATTGCATACGCAGCTGGCAAAGGATTTATACAAAACAGCCGATTTTATTCGCAGGGATTCATTGTGGGATGCGCAAATAGCGCAGATTTATGTAAATACCGACCGCGAGATTGAATTGATACCAAGGGTAGGCAGTCAGCGTATTTTGGTAGGTAATGCCGACTCGTTAAATGTAAAACTACGGAACCTGCAGGCCTTTTATAAACAGGTGCTGCCACACGTGGGCTGGGATAAATACCGCACCATTAATATTAAATACACCAACCAGGTAATTGGTGTAAAAAACGAACTGACAAAAGCAGATTCGGCCAAAATGAAGGCATTGAAGCTGGACTCGCTTAAAATGAAAAAGGATACATCTCAAATAAAAATGTAA
- the ftsA gene encoding cell division protein FtsA has translation MDKSSTQEKSSPIVVGLDIGTTKICVIVGRRSKNGKIEVLGIGKAESAGVTRGMVSNIDKTVQGITQAVDIAGAQSNVDIKVVFVGIAGQHIKSLQHRGLITRRDLQSEISRKDIDKLIEDMYNLVMPPGEDIIHVLPQEFTVDNEPGIKDPIGMAGVRLEANFHIISGQVTAIKNIVKCVNKANLDSQDLILEPLASSESVLSEEEKEAGVVLVDIGGGTTDVAIFHEGIIRHTAVIPFGGNSVTEDIREGCSVMRNIAEQLKVRFGSALADENKENEIVCVPGLRGREPKEISVKNLAYVIQARMEEIVEHVYYEIKSSGYEKKLIAGIVITGGGAQLKHLRQLVEFVTGLDCRVGYPTEHLAKNEVLPKNIYEELQSPTFATGIGLLIKGIQKTEYMSVDVPVEKAQKPKFEGKGKEGGLFDRLLKKSITFIKDDINDEDFLK, from the coding sequence ATGGACAAAAGCTCAACACAAGAAAAAAGTTCACCAATTGTAGTAGGATTGGATATCGGGACTACTAAAATATGCGTCATCGTTGGTCGCAGGAGCAAGAATGGGAAGATTGAGGTATTAGGAATTGGTAAAGCAGAATCTGCGGGCGTAACCCGTGGGATGGTTTCAAATATAGATAAAACAGTACAGGGTATTACCCAGGCGGTTGATATTGCGGGCGCGCAATCAAATGTCGATATCAAAGTGGTATTTGTTGGTATTGCCGGTCAGCATATTAAAAGCTTGCAGCACCGCGGCTTAATAACCCGCCGCGATTTACAATCCGAGATAAGCCGCAAGGATATTGATAAACTTATTGAAGATATGTACAACCTGGTAATGCCTCCGGGTGAGGATATTATCCATGTGTTGCCGCAGGAGTTTACGGTTGATAACGAGCCTGGGATTAAAGACCCGATTGGCATGGCTGGCGTACGTTTGGAAGCCAACTTCCACATCATATCCGGCCAGGTTACGGCTATAAAAAATATTGTAAAATGTGTTAACAAGGCCAACCTGGATAGCCAGGACCTGATATTGGAGCCGTTGGCATCTTCTGAATCTGTTTTAAGCGAAGAGGAAAAAGAAGCCGGTGTTGTACTGGTTGATATTGGTGGTGGTACTACAGATGTGGCCATTTTTCATGAAGGCATAATCCGCCATACCGCAGTTATCCCTTTTGGGGGTAACAGCGTAACCGAAGATATCCGCGAAGGCTGCTCAGTAATGCGCAACATAGCCGAGCAGTTGAAAGTGAGGTTTGGATCGGCCCTGGCTGATGAGAACAAGGAAAATGAGATTGTTTGTGTACCCGGCTTACGCGGCCGCGAACCCAAAGAAATCAGCGTTAAAAACCTGGCTTACGTGATACAGGCCCGCATGGAAGAAATTGTGGAGCATGTGTATTACGAGATTAAATCATCGGGCTACGAGAAAAAGCTGATTGCCGGTATAGTAATTACGGGCGGTGGCGCGCAGCTTAAACACCTGCGCCAGTTGGTAGAGTTTGTTACCGGTTTAGATTGCCGCGTAGGTTACCCTACCGAGCATTTGGCCAAGAATGAAGTGCTGCCAAAAAACATTTACGAAGAGCTGCAAAGCCCAACGTTTGCTACCGGTATAGGTCTTTTGATAAAAGGTATCCAGAAAACGGAGTACATGAGTGTAGATGTACCTGTTGAAAAAGCACAGAAGCCCAAGTTTGAGGGCAAAGGAAAAGAGGGTGGTTTATTTGACAGGTTGTTAAAGAAAAGCATCACTTTTATTAAGGATGATATAAATGATGAGGACTTTTTGAAATAA
- the ftsZ gene encoding cell division protein FtsZ — MQFEMLKEKSSIIKVIGVGGGGGNAVNHMYRQGITGVDFIICNTDAQALELSPIPNKVQLGASLTEGMGAGSIPEVGKNSAIENIDDIKQMLGVNTKMLFITAGMGGGTGTGASPIIAKAAREMDILTVGIITTPFSFEGKRRKMQADAGMEELRKYVDSFLVISNDRLRQIFGNLTMSSAFGQADDILTTAAKGIAEIITLPGYINVDFKDVRTVMKDSGVCIMGSSSAEGEGRALKAVEGALASPLLKDNEIEGARYILLNISSGLKEVTMDEVSIITDYIQEEAGLAADLIWGNCVDENLEDKLSVTIIATGFQTKDEREKEISNKKIVSMLVPENTPLVKPVNEFINPVKANTPAQPYIKHKEEPKQTGLFDMFGATEKRDDDVVKFNLHEEEQEEENEQDMAGFTFKMSEPETYSAPVQEARKPEPVPTPMPEPEPVAPAGADDNKTNESIEEQLKKSRERIMRLKDLSMKLRTGNIQELENVPAYKRKEVALQDTPKSDESAISRFSLMPDNEGNTEIRRNNSFLHDNAD, encoded by the coding sequence ATGCAGTTTGAGATGTTAAAAGAAAAATCGTCAATCATCAAAGTTATTGGTGTTGGCGGTGGTGGCGGCAACGCGGTGAACCATATGTACAGGCAAGGTATTACCGGTGTCGACTTTATAATTTGTAACACCGATGCCCAGGCGCTGGAGCTTAGCCCTATACCCAACAAGGTACAATTGGGCGCCAGCCTTACCGAAGGTATGGGTGCCGGTTCAATTCCCGAAGTTGGTAAAAACTCGGCTATTGAAAATATCGACGATATAAAACAAATGCTGGGCGTTAATACCAAAATGCTGTTTATTACCGCAGGTATGGGCGGTGGTACAGGTACAGGTGCAAGCCCTATTATTGCCAAGGCTGCCCGCGAAATGGATATATTAACCGTAGGCATTATAACTACGCCGTTCTCGTTTGAAGGTAAACGCCGTAAAATGCAGGCCGACGCCGGGATGGAAGAACTGCGTAAATACGTCGATTCGTTCCTGGTGATATCGAACGACAGGTTGCGCCAGATTTTTGGCAACCTAACCATGAGCTCGGCTTTTGGGCAGGCAGATGATATATTAACCACGGCTGCAAAAGGCATTGCCGAGATTATAACCTTACCGGGCTATATCAACGTCGACTTTAAAGATGTGCGCACCGTAATGAAAGATAGCGGCGTATGTATCATGGGCAGCAGCAGCGCCGAAGGCGAAGGCCGTGCCTTAAAGGCAGTTGAAGGTGCGTTAGCATCGCCATTATTAAAAGATAATGAGATAGAAGGCGCACGTTACATTTTGCTTAACATCAGCTCGGGCCTTAAAGAGGTTACCATGGATGAAGTGAGTATTATTACCGATTATATTCAGGAAGAAGCCGGTTTGGCTGCCGACCTGATATGGGGTAACTGTGTTGACGAAAACCTGGAAGATAAACTATCGGTTACTATTATAGCAACAGGTTTCCAAACCAAGGATGAGCGTGAAAAAGAGATCAGCAACAAAAAAATAGTATCTATGCTGGTACCCGAGAACACTCCGTTGGTTAAACCTGTAAATGAATTTATAAACCCGGTTAAGGCTAACACGCCTGCTCAGCCATATATTAAACACAAAGAGGAGCCTAAGCAAACCGGGTTGTTTGATATGTTTGGAGCCACCGAGAAAAGGGACGACGATGTAGTTAAGTTTAACCTGCACGAAGAGGAGCAGGAAGAAGAAAACGAGCAGGATATGGCTGGCTTTACTTTTAAAATGAGTGAGCCGGAAACTTACAGCGCGCCTGTACAGGAAGCACGTAAGCCCGAGCCCGTGCCAACTCCTATGCCTGAACCGGAACCGGTAGCCCCTGCAGGTGCTGATGATAATAAAACAAACGAATCGATAGAGGAGCAGCTGAAAAAATCGCGTGAGCGTATCATGCGCCTTAAAGATTTGAGTATGAAACTACGCACAGGCAACATCCAGGAGCTGGAAAATGTACCTGCTTACAAACGCAAAGAAGTTGCCCTGCAGGATACCCCAAAATCTGACGAAAGCGCCATCTCCCGTTTCAGCCTGATGCCCGATAACGAAGGCAATACCGAGATAAGGAGAAATAATTCGTTTTTGCATGATAATGCAGATTGA
- a CDS encoding aminotransferase class I/II-fold pyridoxal phosphate-dependent enzyme, which translates to MDLFDKITKSLGGPLGQHQKWSHGYFSFPKLEGEIGPHMQFNGAAHLVWSLNNYLGLANHPEVREADAKAATDYGMAYPMGARMMSGNSIHHEELENNLAAFVGKQAAFLLNYGYQGMVSIIDSLVDRNDVIVYDAESHACIIDGVRLHMGKRFVYQHNDIESCRKQLERATKLTEQTGGGILLITEGVFGMSGAQGKLKEVVELKKDFNFRLLVDDAHGFGTMGKTGAGTHEEQGVIEGVDVYFATFAKSMAGIGAFVAADEQIVHFLRYNMRSQTFAKALPMPMVLGLKKRFELLVSQPELREKLWTVATTLQKGLKERGFNLGVTNTMVTPVFLEGDLYEATSLTRDLRENYGIFCSIVIYPVIPKGLILLRLIPTAVHTLEDVERTLNAYSEMGEKLKAGYYKENKLEIA; encoded by the coding sequence TTGGATTTATTTGATAAAATAACAAAAAGCTTGGGTGGGCCGCTGGGTCAGCACCAAAAATGGTCACATGGTTATTTTTCATTTCCTAAACTGGAAGGGGAAATTGGGCCGCATATGCAGTTCAATGGGGCAGCGCATTTGGTTTGGAGCCTTAATAACTACCTTGGTCTGGCCAATCATCCCGAAGTAAGGGAAGCTGATGCCAAAGCCGCTACCGATTATGGTATGGCCTACCCCATGGGTGCCCGTATGATGTCGGGCAACTCCATTCACCACGAGGAATTGGAGAATAACCTGGCGGCGTTTGTAGGTAAACAAGCTGCGTTTTTATTGAACTATGGTTACCAGGGAATGGTATCTATTATAGATAGCCTGGTTGACAGGAATGATGTTATTGTTTATGATGCCGAATCGCACGCCTGTATTATTGATGGCGTTCGTTTGCATATGGGCAAACGTTTTGTTTACCAGCATAATGATATTGAGAGTTGCAGAAAACAACTGGAGCGTGCTACCAAACTCACCGAGCAAACCGGTGGTGGTATCCTGCTGATTACCGAAGGGGTTTTTGGCATGTCGGGTGCGCAAGGTAAACTGAAAGAAGTAGTAGAACTTAAAAAAGATTTCAATTTCCGTTTATTAGTTGATGACGCTCACGGTTTTGGCACCATGGGTAAAACCGGCGCGGGTACGCACGAGGAGCAAGGTGTTATTGAAGGAGTAGATGTATACTTTGCCACCTTTGCCAAATCAATGGCGGGCATAGGTGCTTTTGTTGCTGCCGATGAGCAAATAGTGCACTTTTTACGTTACAACATGCGTTCGCAAACATTTGCCAAAGCCTTGCCGATGCCAATGGTGCTGGGCTTAAAAAAACGTTTTGAACTGTTAGTGTCGCAGCCGGAGCTACGCGAAAAACTCTGGACCGTAGCAACTACCTTGCAAAAAGGCTTAAAAGAACGCGGATTTAACCTGGGCGTTACCAACACCATGGTTACCCCGGTATTTTTAGAGGGCGACCTTTACGAAGCAACCAGCCTAACCCGCGACCTGCGCGAAAACTACGGCATCTTTTGCTCGATAGTAATATACCCGGTTATCCCTAAAGGCTTGATATTGTTAAGGCTTATCCCAACTGCCGTACACACATTGGAAGATGTAGAGCGCACCCTAAATGCCTACAGCGAAATGGGCGAAAAACTAAAAGCGGGCTATTATAAAGAGAACAAGCTGGAGATAGCGTAA
- a CDS encoding LysE family transporter yields MIFLTFFIGLIANCIGYIPPGNINLTVVQLTINRGMKEALRFMIAFSCVEFFFTYFIMHAANWLSSQMHLAVVIDWIMVVLFGTLGTITWINRNKPPETNYSDHASIKYGILLGFLNPMQIPFWMVTGTYLITHEWILTGKVALVIFSIGSAAGAFLGLFLYAEFAKFIQSKFALSARLINISIAILFFSFAAYHIVKQVYLTFFKH; encoded by the coding sequence ATGATATTCCTTACCTTTTTTATCGGGCTTATAGCCAACTGCATTGGTTATATACCACCCGGAAACATAAACCTTACTGTTGTACAGCTTACTATTAACCGCGGGATGAAAGAAGCGTTGCGGTTTATGATAGCCTTTTCATGCGTTGAGTTTTTTTTTACCTATTTTATTATGCACGCTGCAAACTGGCTATCCAGCCAGATGCACCTGGCGGTTGTAATAGATTGGATAATGGTTGTATTATTTGGCACCCTGGGTACCATTACCTGGATTAACCGCAACAAACCTCCCGAAACCAATTATTCCGACCATGCCAGTATTAAATACGGTATTCTGCTTGGATTTTTAAACCCCATGCAGATCCCTTTTTGGATGGTGACCGGTACTTACCTCATCACTCACGAATGGATCTTGACGGGCAAAGTGGCACTGGTTATATTCAGCATAGGTTCGGCGGCCGGCGCTTTTTTAGGCCTGTTCCTTTACGCCGAGTTTGCCAAATTCATCCAAAGTAAATTCGCGCTTAGCGCCAGGCTCATCAATATTAGTATCGCTATACTGTTTTTCTCGTTTGCGGCTTATCATATTGTGAAGCAGGTGTACCTGACGTTTTTTAAGCACTAA
- a CDS encoding cobalamin-binding protein, which yields MPTDKIVSLLPSATEIICALGLQDNLVGRSHECDYPEIVKQLPVCTEANFPDGLSSAAIDVKVKELLADALSVYTVKREVIKQLAPDVVITQDQCEVCAVSLADVELALDNYLDKKARMISLRPNSLDDIFNDITTIAGALGVQQAGAELLELLNERVDIIKHKLKFADSKPTVACIEWLDPIMISGNWVPGLVSIAGGTPILAHDGKHSPYVSWDDIRLQNPEIIVVMPCGFSIERTLKEIDVLMQLPGFTDLKAIKNNQLYIADGNQYFNRPGPRIVDSIEILAEIIRPKQFAFGYEGEGWIKFGV from the coding sequence ATGCCAACTGATAAAATAGTTTCCCTGCTTCCATCTGCTACTGAAATAATATGTGCCCTGGGGCTTCAGGATAACCTGGTGGGCCGATCGCACGAGTGCGATTATCCCGAAATTGTAAAACAACTGCCGGTTTGTACCGAGGCTAATTTCCCGGATGGGTTAAGCAGTGCCGCTATTGATGTAAAGGTGAAAGAATTGCTGGCCGATGCCTTATCGGTTTACACCGTTAAACGCGAAGTGATTAAACAACTGGCCCCTGATGTAGTAATTACGCAGGACCAGTGCGAGGTTTGCGCGGTATCGCTGGCCGATGTTGAATTGGCTTTGGATAATTATCTTGACAAAAAAGCCCGGATGATTTCTCTACGTCCTAACAGCCTCGACGATATTTTTAACGATATCACAACTATCGCCGGTGCTCTGGGCGTACAACAGGCCGGCGCCGAACTGCTGGAACTGTTAAATGAGCGGGTTGACATTATAAAGCACAAGTTGAAATTTGCCGATAGCAAGCCTACGGTGGCCTGTATCGAATGGCTCGATCCCATAATGATATCCGGTAACTGGGTGCCCGGCCTTGTTAGTATTGCAGGCGGCACACCCATACTGGCACATGACGGTAAACATTCGCCTTATGTAAGCTGGGACGATATCCGGCTACAGAACCCCGAAATAATAGTAGTGATGCCTTGCGGCTTTTCGATAGAACGTACTTTAAAAGAGATTGATGTTTTAATGCAATTACCAGGTTTTACCGATTTAAAGGCTATAAAAAACAATCAACTTTACATAGCCGATGGTAACCAGTACTTTAACCGCCCCGGCCCACGGATTGTAGACTCTATAGAAATCCTGGCCGAAATCATCCGCCCCAAACAATTTGCTTTTGGGTATGAGGGTGAAGGGTGGATTAAGTTTGGGGTGTAA